GCCCAACGTCACATTCCAGGTGCCCCGGAACGTCTTCGACCTGCTTTCGATCAACAAGCCCAAGGACTTCCTCGAGGAGAAAGCGAAGACAGGAGACGGCGGCGGGGTGGATTGGATCTGCGGATTCAACATCCCGATCATCACGCTCTGCGCCTTCATCGTGCTGAGCATCTTCCTGGCCCTGCTGAACATCATCTTCTGGTGGCTGCCCTTCATCAAAATCTGCATCCCACTGCCCCGCTCAATGCCACGCCCTCCCCCGATCCGGAATCCGTGAGGCGGCTTGGAGACGCACGTCATGACGAATCCCGCACGACCCCTGGTGGGCTTCCCGCTCCTGCCCGTTCCCGACGAGCGCGGGGAGCTTCACTTTCCGACGCTCGACGCGAGCGTGCGCCAGTCCATCGAGGTCATCCTGCGCACCCGCCCGCGCGAGCAGCTCATGCGCCCCGAGTTCGGCGCGGGCCTGGAGGATTTCATCGGAGAGCCCAATGTGCTGGGAACGCGCCGGCGCATCCGTGACCTGGTGGCGGAGTCCCTGGCTCGCTGGGAACCCCGCATCGACGTGGAGCGCATCGACGTGCTGGAGACCGATGACGCGCCGTCGCACGTCCGGGTGGAACTCGTCTACCGGCTGCGCCGGACGGGCGCGGTCCAAGGCCTCGGGCTGACCCTGGATCTCGGAGCCTAGGATGCCCATCGTCCCTCCCCGTCTCGATGATCGGAACTTCGAGGATCTCGTCGAGGAGCTCCTCGCCCGCATTCCCGCGCACACCCCCGAGTGGACCCACGCGCGCGTGGGAGACCCGGGGCGCACGTTGCTGGAGCTGTTCGCCTGGCTGGCGGACACCGTGCTCTACCGGGCCAACCTCATCCCCGAGCGGCAGCGGCTCGCCTTCCTCAAGCTGCTCGGCATCCAGATGAGGCCGGCCACCGCCGCCACCGGCGTGGTGAGCGTGTATGCCGAGAACCCGACGCCGCAATCCACCCAGGTGCTGCTGCCGTCCACGGAGCTCAAGGGGCCCGTGACCTTCGAGACGAGGACGGAGCTCACCGTCCTGCCCCTGCAGGCGGAGGCCTATTACAAGCGGCCCATCACCGACTCCGAGCGCAAGCAGATGGCCGGGTTGCTCCCGGGCCTGTCGCGCGTCTACGGGCTCGGCCCCCGGGAGACGGCCTCGTACTACGTCACCACGCCCCTCTTCCCCAACGGCGCCGCCGAGTCGGCCGGGTTCGACCTCGTCGAGCGGACCGTGGACCGCTGCCTGTGGATCGCCCTGCTCGCGCCCGAGGTCAAGAACACGCAGGACAAGGACGCGATGAAGAAGGCGCTGGCGGCCCTGCGCCAGGAGTTGTCCACGGGCTCCAATGGCTCGCCCCGCCTGATCAACGTGGGCGTCATGCCCTCCATCGAGGTGCCCGCGCTGATGGAGGACATCGGCCCGCGCGCACGCATCCCCCACCAGTGGGAGATCACCGGTACGGTCGACGCGAAGGGCAACCCCACCTACCACCCGCTCACGGTGTCCTACGACTCGACGCTCGGCCTCACCCGCCGCGGTGTCATCCACCTCCTCATGCCGGGCACCGGCATCGACGCGCCCCCCAATGAGGTCCGCGACGATCTGAAAGCAGGTGTCGGGGACCGTCCTCCCCGCCTCGACGACGTGAACCGCGCCAAACGCCTCGTCGCGTGGCTGCGGCTGCGGCCCACCGTGAAGCTCTCGCGCCTGTCGCTGAGCTGGGTGGGCATCAACGCGGTGGAGATCGAACAGCTCCGCACCTTCGCTCCGCTCGTCCTGGGCCAGAGCGACGGTGCCGCGGACCAGGAGATGCGCCTGCCCACGGGCTCGATCGAGCGCGAGTCGTTCCAGCTCGAGGTGGAGGAGCCGGGCCTGGGTTACCGGCCCTGGGCCGCCGTGGAGGACCTGGAGACGGCGGGGCGGGACGCGGCCGTCTTCCGGCTCGACGCGGAGGCGGGCACCGTCCGCTTCGGCAATGGGATGCGGGGCCGGATCCCCTCCGCG
This is a stretch of genomic DNA from Archangium violaceum. It encodes these proteins:
- a CDS encoding putative baseplate assembly protein → MPIVPPRLDDRNFEDLVEELLARIPAHTPEWTHARVGDPGRTLLELFAWLADTVLYRANLIPERQRLAFLKLLGIQMRPATAATGVVSVYAENPTPQSTQVLLPSTELKGPVTFETRTELTVLPLQAEAYYKRPITDSERKQMAGLLPGLSRVYGLGPRETASYYVTTPLFPNGAAESAGFDLVERTVDRCLWIALLAPEVKNTQDKDAMKKALAALRQELSTGSNGSPRLINVGVMPSIEVPALMEDIGPRARIPHQWEITGTVDAKGNPTYHPLTVSYDSTLGLTRRGVIHLLMPGTGIDAPPNEVRDDLKAGVGDRPPRLDDVNRAKRLVAWLRLRPTVKLSRLSLSWVGINAVEIEQLRTFAPLVLGQSDGAADQEMRLPTGSIERESFQLEVEEPGLGYRPWAAVEDLETAGRDAAVFRLDAEAGTVRFGNGMRGRIPSAGMRVRAARMRAGGGVAGNLPPGTLKSFGVNALTIDKKAPTITLKVEQSLPTLGGQDAETLTEAERRIPATLRHGQRAVTAEDYQWLASGSPGATPGRVEVLPRFKPHQRRENVPGVVSVMVLPPSNAFRAPNPRPDRPFLEAVHAHLDTRRPLATELYVIGCEYVPLGVATGITVREGFGRETVVNAVREALFRWLWPLPPGGPKGEGWPLARAVRDRELEVAIAQVPGVDTITGVRLFSAGTMVALSPAARQAAGVASVRIEVRPASSEAQKGPSGSALPALTSQATSNWKTLSPDPSMAVELVLRHWQLPELMAVVIDADGGLPEDLRGAPDPFGGSGPGGGVAVPVVPEVC
- a CDS encoding GPW/gp25 family protein, which gives rise to MTNPARPLVGFPLLPVPDERGELHFPTLDASVRQSIEVILRTRPREQLMRPEFGAGLEDFIGEPNVLGTRRRIRDLVAESLARWEPRIDVERIDVLETDDAPSHVRVELVYRLRRTGAVQGLGLTLDLGA